The genome window GCGTTCTATCGTAATCTTCATGCGCTTGTCCTCCCGTTTCATTTTGTGTGATGATCCGTTATGCAGCAAAAAGCGTGCCATCAAATCCGCTCATCGACATGCGATGAGCGGGCTCCCCCGATCTCATTTCGAGATTTATCCGTCTCAATTAGAGACTTCACGTCTCACATTGAAACTAAACGGCACCGCGACGACTGTTCAAGGTGGTACCAGATAAAATAGGTACTCCTTTCTTTGGTAACGACCCGTTACGATAGATGGTAGGCAATCCATACCCAAATTCCTCATAACTGGTGGCGATCTTATGTATCTTCTCATCCTGCTTCTCGGACCGACTGTCATGATTTATCTCGGCTTGCAGGTGTTGGCCAATGTCCCGATTACCTTTCTTCTGTTTTACAGCTGGCTTTTTCTTGTACCGTTGCTTGATTTGCGATTCTTGCAGAAAAAGCCGTGGAGTGACGCTATTCCCGCCTATGGACTGGCTTTGCAGCGCAAAAATCTGCTGATCGGGAGCGCTACGGGTGTCCTATTTCTAATCGTGATCATTGGGGCAGGGTCCGTATTCCATCCCTTTCTCTTTGATCGTGAGGATCTCATTCCCCTCTTGGAGCGCTGGCATTTTTCCGGGAATCAGGCTGTT of Brevibacillus choshinensis contains these proteins:
- a CDS encoding CPBP family intramembrane glutamic endopeptidase, with the protein product MYLLILLLGPTVMIYLGLQVLANVPITFLLFYSWLFLVPLLDLRFLQKKPWSDAIPAYGLALQRKNLLIGSATGVLFLIVIIGAGSVFHPFLFDREDLIPLLERWHFSGNQAVWLIAILMFINPLLEELYWRGFMHHRLQGRHGKATVVFLTALFYSLYHFLSVVPLFAWPFNVMMVAPVFIAGLIWGCMRQRDSTITGSVLSHILADVGIMSVYLLFLV